Proteins co-encoded in one Marinobacter qingdaonensis genomic window:
- a CDS encoding leucyl aminopeptidase family protein produces the protein MKPELPLLPDLKLDVDHRIPAMWDFDTGVSLILLVPDAKRSALDKAPWADYLKLRLADFPKDANPIHLSGPRGTRAGIGFIKPEPSGFAALSQARALLSPLMAERSRKINVISLLDRVTTACIMAEALVSAAYAAAFTLPKISGEAGPESVLKALNFFGEFEGADFRYAKATAEGNNLARWLTHLPGNYLTPALYREYAQALAKREGWEVEFYDRDQLERMAAGAFLSVVAASPNRDAGILQLRYRLKGGEDRPLALVGKGICFDTGGSNLKVGGSMLGMHGDMQGSAVALGTLLALTRLSFSQPVDCWLALAENHIGSRGVKCNDVVTAMNGTTIELINTDAEGRMVLADTLTLACQKKPRAILDYATLTGAVVSALGQRVAGALTNRRHWLEPIIQTGEHCGERVWPFPYEDDYDEDLKSEVADTLQCRVTGAGDHIYAARLLGRFVDDDVGWVHVDMASTCTHKGGLAHIPTDLQGFGVRFGVEWFRRIAAE, from the coding sequence ATGAAGCCTGAACTCCCGCTCCTGCCCGACCTGAAACTGGACGTGGACCACCGCATTCCCGCCATGTGGGATTTCGACACCGGGGTCAGCCTGATCCTGCTGGTCCCCGACGCCAAACGCAGTGCCCTGGACAAGGCGCCCTGGGCAGACTATCTGAAACTGCGCCTGGCGGACTTCCCCAAGGACGCCAACCCGATCCACCTGTCCGGCCCCCGTGGCACCCGTGCCGGCATCGGCTTCATCAAACCGGAACCGAGCGGGTTCGCTGCCCTGAGCCAGGCCCGCGCCCTGCTCTCCCCACTGATGGCCGAGCGCTCCAGGAAGATCAATGTCATCTCCCTGCTCGACCGCGTGACGACCGCCTGCATCATGGCCGAAGCCCTGGTTTCGGCGGCCTACGCCGCGGCCTTCACCCTGCCAAAGATCAGCGGCGAGGCCGGCCCGGAGAGCGTGCTGAAAGCCCTCAACTTCTTCGGTGAATTCGAGGGCGCCGATTTCCGCTACGCCAAGGCCACCGCCGAAGGCAACAACCTGGCCCGCTGGCTGACCCACCTGCCCGGCAACTACCTGACACCGGCGCTCTACCGGGAGTACGCGCAAGCGCTGGCCAAGCGGGAGGGCTGGGAAGTCGAGTTCTACGACCGGGACCAGCTGGAGCGCATGGCCGCCGGCGCCTTCCTGTCGGTGGTGGCCGCCAGCCCCAACCGGGACGCCGGCATCCTGCAGCTGCGCTATCGCCTGAAGGGCGGCGAGGACCGGCCGCTGGCCCTGGTGGGCAAAGGCATCTGTTTCGATACCGGTGGCAGCAACCTGAAGGTGGGCGGCAGCATGCTCGGCATGCACGGCGACATGCAGGGCAGCGCGGTGGCCCTGGGTACCCTGCTCGCCCTCACCCGGCTCAGTTTCTCCCAGCCGGTGGACTGCTGGCTGGCCCTGGCCGAGAACCACATCGGCTCCCGTGGGGTTAAATGCAACGACGTGGTCACCGCCATGAACGGCACCACCATCGAACTGATCAACACCGATGCCGAAGGCCGGATGGTGCTGGCCGACACCCTGACCTTGGCCTGCCAGAAGAAACCTCGGGCCATTCTCGATTACGCCACCCTGACCGGGGCCGTGGTCTCGGCCCTGGGCCAGCGGGTGGCCGGCGCGCTGACCAATCGCCGGCATTGGCTGGAACCCATCATCCAGACCGGTGAACATTGCGGCGAGCGGGTCTGGCCGTTTCCCTACGAGGACGATTACGACGAGGACCTGAAGTCCGAGGTGGCGGACACCCTGCAATGCCGGGTAACCGGCGCCGGCGACCACATCTACGCGGCCCGGTTACTGGGCAGGTTTGTGGATGACGACGTCGGCTGGGTCCACGTGGACATGGCCTCGACCTGTACCCACAAGGGCGGGCTTGCCCACATCCCCACCGACCTGCAGGGCTTTGGGGTTCGGTTCGGGGTCGAATGGTTCCGGCGGATAGCGGCCGAATAG
- a CDS encoding sodium:proton antiporter — protein sequence MVDTHANLAQTLGGLALLLLMLAALKVFARRSRLPAESWILIAGLLYGLALRPFPALPILEISPDLVILLLLPALIFASARELSPRHLKAEAAPILLFSTVGVLCTLVLIGLPLYGVTVLPLGDALLFAAAVAATDPSAVSAIFQRFRVPHRLAALIEGESLFNDGTAILVFFTVASVVTGMNMFSLTDTALAFGWMMLGAILLGAALGWCAGRLIRYWAVQNQFPGISITLALVYGGFLLAEHLLHVSGVITVVIAAWVFVFQRRAGTGPSTAPARDGQPEFFVSFWNYVGQLAGGLLFFALGVTVGRHDFPFTWLIPGSIAILVLARVLVIYGGSLVLRLARHALPISWQHVLVLGGLRGAVSIALLLMLPEDYIYREYMLCLALVLCLYTLVVHPLLLQAFLNRKPLTEPD from the coding sequence GTGGTCGACACCCACGCCAACCTGGCCCAGACCCTGGGTGGCCTGGCGCTGCTGCTCCTGATGCTGGCGGCCCTGAAGGTGTTCGCACGCAGATCCCGCCTGCCGGCGGAGTCGTGGATCCTGATTGCCGGGCTGCTGTATGGCCTGGCCCTGCGGCCGTTTCCCGCCCTGCCGATCCTGGAGATTTCGCCCGACCTGGTGATCCTGTTGCTGTTGCCGGCCCTGATCTTCGCCAGTGCCCGTGAACTCTCGCCCCGGCACCTGAAGGCCGAGGCCGCCCCGATCCTCCTGTTCTCCACAGTCGGGGTTCTGTGCACCCTGGTGCTGATCGGCCTCCCGCTGTATGGGGTCACCGTGCTGCCCCTGGGCGACGCCCTGCTGTTCGCCGCCGCCGTGGCCGCCACCGACCCCTCCGCGGTGTCCGCCATTTTCCAGCGCTTCCGGGTTCCGCACCGACTGGCCGCCCTGATTGAGGGCGAATCCCTGTTCAACGACGGCACCGCCATCCTGGTGTTTTTTACCGTGGCGTCGGTGGTAACCGGCATGAACATGTTCAGTCTCACCGACACCGCGCTGGCGTTCGGCTGGATGATGCTGGGCGCCATCCTGCTGGGTGCGGCCCTGGGCTGGTGCGCCGGGCGACTGATCCGCTATTGGGCCGTGCAGAACCAGTTCCCGGGCATTTCCATCACCCTGGCCCTGGTGTATGGCGGTTTTCTGCTGGCCGAACACCTGCTGCACGTCTCCGGGGTGATCACCGTGGTCATTGCCGCCTGGGTGTTTGTGTTCCAGCGCCGGGCCGGAACCGGGCCCTCGACCGCGCCCGCGCGGGACGGCCAGCCCGAGTTCTTCGTGAGTTTCTGGAACTACGTCGGCCAGCTAGCTGGCGGCCTGCTGTTCTTCGCCCTGGGGGTCACCGTGGGTCGGCACGATTTCCCCTTCACCTGGCTGATTCCCGGCAGCATTGCCATCCTGGTGCTGGCCCGGGTGCTGGTGATCTACGGAGGCAGCCTCGTCCTGAGACTGGCGCGCCATGCCCTGCCGATCAGCTGGCAACACGTGCTGGTACTGGGGGGGCTGCGCGGCGCGGTCTCCATCGCATTGTTGCTGATGCTGCCGGAGGACTACATCTACCGGGAATACATGCTGTGCCTGGCACTGGTGCTGTGCCTGTATACCCTCGTGGTGCACCCCTTGCTGCTGCAAGCGTTCCTGAACCGCAAGC
- a CDS encoding glutathione S-transferase family protein, translated as MAITQSKDCDLVFYTNPMSRGRIVRWMLEEVGAEYRQVLLAYDTDMKAQDYLALNPMGKVPALVHRGRVVTESAAICAYLADAFPDAGLAPPLADRAAYYRWLFFAAGPLEAAVMDRVLQVSVDKDQEKMVGYGTYDLTVNTLVHAVSQGDYLAGDRFTAADVYVGSHVMWGMEYGSLPVRPEFEAYVARLAKRPAMAAAKAIDDGLMPDSQVS; from the coding sequence ATGGCCATCACCCAGTCCAAAGATTGCGACCTGGTGTTCTACACCAACCCCATGTCCCGGGGGCGAATTGTGCGCTGGATGCTGGAGGAAGTCGGCGCGGAGTACCGCCAGGTCCTGCTCGCCTACGACACCGACATGAAGGCCCAGGACTACCTGGCGTTGAACCCCATGGGCAAGGTGCCTGCCCTGGTGCATCGGGGCCGGGTGGTCACCGAAAGTGCCGCCATCTGCGCCTATCTGGCCGATGCCTTCCCCGACGCTGGCCTGGCGCCGCCGCTGGCGGATCGGGCGGCCTACTATCGCTGGCTGTTTTTTGCCGCAGGGCCGCTGGAGGCGGCGGTGATGGACCGGGTGCTGCAGGTGTCTGTGGATAAAGATCAGGAGAAGATGGTGGGTTACGGCACCTACGACCTGACCGTCAACACCCTGGTGCACGCGGTCTCCCAGGGGGATTACCTGGCCGGGGACCGGTTCACCGCCGCCGATGTCTACGTCGGTTCCCATGTGATGTGGGGTATGGAGTACGGCTCCCTGCCGGTGCGTCCGGAATTTGAGGCCTACGTGGCGCGCCTGGCCAAGCGACCGGCCATGGCCGCGGCCAAGGCCATCGACGACGGCCTGATGCCGGATTCCCAGGTGAGCTGA